A window of Roseobacter fucihabitans genomic DNA:
TGAACGGATTCCTGCAAGGTATCGGATTTCTGGTGCTGGCCATTGGCGTCTACGGCATCGGCGAGATGCTCTGGACCATCGAACAATCACGCGGCGAGGTCACCAAGACAACGCCCAAGATGACCGTCAAAGGCATGGCCTCGGACGCCAAGGAAGCCACCAAGCGCGGATGGAAAGGGACGATCATCGGCTCGTTCCTGGGCTTTTTTGTGGGCGTTCTGCCAGCGGCCGGTGCCACGCCGGGATCGCTCATGTCCTACGGCGTGGCCAAGATGGTGTCGCGCAAACCCGAGAGCTTCGGGCAGGGCAATCCCGACGGTGTCGCCGCCCCCGAGGCCGCCAATAATTCTGCCTCGACGGGCTCAATGTTGCCCATGCTGACGCTGGGCATCCCCGGCTCGCCCACGACCGCAATCCTGTTGGGCGGTATGGTGATCTGGGGCCTGGTGCCGGGGCCGCGCCTGTTTGTGGATGAAACCGAATTTGTCTGGGGCCTGATCGGCTCGTTCTACGTGTCGAATATGGCGGCGGTGCTGATCAACCTGGCGTTCATTCCGCTCTTTATCTGGATGCTGCGGATGCCCTTCACGGTGCTGGCCCCGATGATTTTCGTGCTGTCAATTGTGGGGGGCTATGCGGCGACGCGGGACATGTTCGACATCTGGCTGATGGTGGTTTTTGGGATTGGAGCATTTTTCCTGCGCAAGTTCGACTACCCGCTGGCCCCGGCGGTGCTGGCCATCGTGCTTGGTCCGATTGCCGAGCCGACCTTGCGCCAATCGCTGCTCCTCTCCTCGGGCGATCCGTCGATCTTTTTTACCCGCCCCGTGGCCGGACCCATCACCGTCATCGCGCTGATCCTGATCTTCCTGCCCGCGCTTAAACTGCTGCGCCGCAAGCGTAAGGTGGCGTGACCGTGGCCAAACATCACGGATCCGCGTTTAACCTCTGAGGCGATGAGAATCCGTCCTTGAAATAGAGCGGGGATTGCAGATCCCCGGTGATATGCGCCAGCCTGTCGCTTTGACGGAGCAAAGCTGCGGGGGCGGAGGTTGCGCGCGCCACGGCGGTGGAAATGTCCTGACCCACATCATCCACCAGAACGCTTAAGGCGCGTGGCATCTCCAGATCAGCCCCCGCCAGCGTCCCATCGGCCAGCGTCAGGCGGGCGTCCTTGCGAAACACCTCGCGCCCGTTGAGCATAAAGCGATCAATCTGCGATCCGGCGGTGGCCATCGCATCGGTCACCAGAAAAATCTGCCCCGGACCTGGTTTGGCCGCCAGAGCGACGCGCATCGTTGCGGGATGCACATGAATGCCATCCGCGATTAACCCCGCGTGAACATCTTCGCGCATCAGTGTGGCACCAACCAGACCGGGTGCGCGGTTGCCCATCTGGCTCATCGCATTGAACAAATGCGTGACGCAGCGCGCGCCCGCGTCAAAAGCGGACAGGCAAGTGTCGATATCCGCATCCGTGTGGCCCAGCGAGACAATGATGCCCGCCTCCGCCATGATGGTAATCTGCGCATTGGTGACGTTTTCCGGGGCCACGGTGACCATCACATCCGGCAGGTTTGCGGCGGCTTGCAGCATCAAATCCAGGTCTTCATCCGTCATAACGCGGATCCGCGCCGGATCATGCGCGCCTTTTCGTGCAACCGACAGATGCGGCCCCTCAAGATGGATGCCGATGATGCCGGGTACGCTCTGCTCAATCGCCTGCGCAATGGCGTCAATCGCGGCGCGCGTGCGTGCGGGTGTGTCGGTGATCAAGGTGGGCAAAAGCGCACAGGTGCCGCTGGCAGCATGGGCGCGCGCGATGGTGCGCAGGCCCGCGACGGATTGATCGTCGTTGAACATCACGCCGCCGCCGCCATTGACCTGCAAATCCACAAAACCCGGCGTGATCAGCCCGCCGTCCAGCATCTGCACACCACAGCCGGTCGGCAGGTCGCGGATGTGTTTGATCGCCACGTGGCCTTCTGGCGCGATGATCAGGGCGTGATCCTCATGCAGCTGCTGGCCGTCATGGATCTGAGCGCCGACGTAGGCTGTGACGTTGCGGCTCATATCGTTTCGGTCACTTTCTTGAGGTGGCGCGGGGCGTCGGGGTTGATGCCGCGAGAGGCCGCTGTCCGTTCAACCATGGCATAGAAACTCGCGATCAGGGTGATCGGGTCCGTCAGCGCATGGCCGGTCCGGATCGCAGGGAGTGGTGTCGCATGACGCACCGTTGGGCTGGTGGCAAACACGGTTGCGCCTTTTGCGGCCAATTCATCGGCGACGCCGGCCAGGGCGGTTTCGGCCTCATCCTGCGCAGCCAGAGCGATGACGGGAAAGCCTCCGTCTACGATGGACACAGGACCGTGCAACACTTCTGCCGAGGAATAGGATTCCGCGTGGATCTGGCAGGTTTCCTTGAATTTCAGCGCCGCCTCATTTGAGATGGCAGAGGCAGGTCCGCGCCCCAGACAGAAGATCGAATTGCGCCCCTCAAGGGCTGCCCGTGCTTCTGGCCAATCGGTGTGAACCGCGCTTTCCAGTTTTTGGGGTAGCTCATGGATGGCAGCGCGCAGCGCGTCATCTTCGGCCCATTCCGCCAACAGCCAGATGCCTGCTACGGCTGAATTCACAAATGTCTTTGTTGCCGCCACGCTGATTTCGGGCCCCGCGTGAAGGTTCAATGTATGATCGGCGACCTGTGCCAAAGGGCTGTCAGAGTGGTTCGTCATGGCGATGGACAAAGCGCCACCCGAGCGTGCCATACGCGCCATCTCGACGATATCGGGGCTTTTGCCCGACTGGGACACGGACAGACAGACGCTACCTTCAAGGTTCAGTTTGCGTTTATAGATCGAGGCAATGGAGGGTCCGATGGAGGCAATCGGTGTTCCTGTCAGCAATTCGGACACATATTTGAGGTATGTCGCGACGTGATCGGATGACCCGCGGGCCACGCTAACCATATAGGCAGGGGAGCGGGCGCGGATCGCATCTGCGGCGCGGCCTATTTCGTCTGCGCCGTGGTGCAACAACCGGTCTACCGCGACCGGTATCTCAAGCACTTCACGGCGCATCTGTGTGCGTTCTATCGTCATTTGATCAGCCCTATTCCTTGGCAAGGCGCAGCTCTGCTACAAAGTTGTAGGCGTCTGCGCGGTAAATGGATTGTGTGAATTCGACGATGCGCCCGTCTGTCAGATAGGAGGTGCGTTCGATCCGCAGGCCTGCCTTGCCGGGCGCAACCTCGAGAAGGTTCGCGTTTTTTTCATCGAGGTTGAGGGCGGAAATGCGTTGCAGCGCGCGCACCGGGCGCAAGCCCGTCGCCTCAAGTGCATCATAGAGAGACGTATCGACCCCCATCGGGTCGGGCAGCATTTGCGTGGAGAGTGACGCGCGCTCGATCGCCATAGGCCTGCCATCGGCTGTTCGCAGCCGCGCCAGACGCGCAACCGAGGCGTCCTGTGAGAGCGCCAGCGCAAGCACCTCATCCGGGGAGGGCATGAAGACGCCACGTTCGAGCCAGATGCTGCTGGAGGTCATGCCACGGCGCGCCATATCCTCGCTGAACGAGGTCAGGCGCGACAGGGATTGGTCGATCTGCGGTGTGGGATGCGCAACGAATGATCCCGAGCCTTGCCGCTGTATGATGATACCATCCTCAGCGAGGGCCTGAATGGCCTTGCGCACCGTGACGCGGGACAATTGCGTGATGGTTGCGATCTCGCGCTCGGGCGGCAGGGAGTGGCCGGTTTTTAACACGCCTTGCGCCACACCTTCGCTCAGTCTCTGATGCAATTGCACATACCTTGGGCCGCCACCCTGCTGTAGCCATTGCTCCGGATTCAAGAACGCCGTGATGTTCATCGGGTTTTTTCTGCCCTGTGGGCCGCGCTGATTCCGGCAAGCCGGAAAGCACCGTCCAAAGCGCTGCCGCGAGGCTCAACGCGGTTTGTCAGAAATACCGGCGGCAAGTAATCGGCGTAATGCGGACCCACGCCGCCCTTCAGGCAAAGCCTGTCGCCCGCCCGAAACCCCAATCTCGTTAAACATGCCTCAAGGTGGTCCGCGCCCTCTTGCAGGATCGTGCGGGCCGCCGGATCACCGCCCTTGCCAGCCGCGATGACATCGGGCGCGAATTTCGCAAAATCGCCCGGTCTGGCAGCACTTGCGAAGCTTGAGATCGCCCGCGGGTCATGGTCGAATTTTGCGAAGACATCGGCGCAAAGCCCGCCGGATTGCGCCAAGCCGTCATGGCAAAGTAAAACATGTTCGAGCGCCGCACGCCCCAGCCAGGCCCCGGACCCCTGATCGGCGACCTGAAAACCCCATCCGCCGACATAGTCAAACGCTCCGCCCCGACTGCATGCGGCTATGGTCCCGGTGCCGATGGCGAGAACATAGCCGTCCGCGCCGTCCAAAGCCCCGGTTACGGTGGTGCCGCGATCATCACTCACTGTGACCCGGTGATAGGGCAGGGCTGCGGCGATGCGCGCGCTGTCCTGTGTGCTCATAACGCCCGCCAACCCCAGATAGACTTCGGCATGTTCAAGCCAGGCCGTGTCGATATCGCCGCTATTGGCGGCGGCGGCTATAGCGGCGCGGATATTCTTGATCGCTAAACTAAAGTCGGAGGTGGCATTGGCAGGGCCACCTTCGGATTTTGTTAGAACGCCATGCGCGCCTGTGCCGATGGCAGCGCGGCACCCCGTGCCGCCGCCATCCACCCCGATCAGCCATGTGTGCGTGGAATCAGACATGCAATACCTTTATAATACCTATTTCTGAAATGATAGGTATATATCAAAAAATTTGGCAATTGCCGCGTGAAATATGAATTTTTATTTGGTTTTGTAAAAAGTATTGGACAATAGGTATCTAAAAGGTATTAGATTGAGGTGAGGGGGATTCGAATGTCAACGCCAGCCACGGAACATAGATCGCAAGGTATCTCTATTGATGCGATGTCTTTGCCGGATGCCGTGTCCGCTTTTACCACGGGGCAATGTGCGGCGATCGCCGCCGTTGATCTGGCGGCTTCTGATGTTATCAGCGGCGCAGAGGCGATGGCGCGGGCGCAGCGCTGCGGCGGTTCACTGGTCTATGTGGCTGCGGGCAGTTCGGGGTTGATGGCTCTGGCGGATGCCAGCGAATTGCCCGGCACCTTTGGCGTCCCGCAAGCCTCGGTCAAAATTCACATGGCGGGTGGCGTCCCTGTCACGGGCCATATGCCCGGTGATACGGAAGATGATCACACCGCCGCGCCCGAGATCACGCGCAATCTTGGCCCCAAGGATGTGGTGATTGTTTTAAGCGCAAGCGGGTCAACACCCTATGCCGTCGCGGTGGCGCAAATGGCAAGGGCGAAGGGGTGCTGCGTCGTTGCCATCGCGAACAACCGCGATACGGTGCTCTTGGCCGCCGCAGATGTCGCGATCTGTCTGGCAACGCCGGCAGAGATCATTGCCGGTTCCACACGTCTGGGGGCGGGCACGGCGCAGAAGGTTGCACTTAACCTGATGTCAACGCTGATGGGCGTCATGCTGGGCCATGTTTATGACGGCATGATGGTCAATGTGGTTGCGGACAACAAAAAACTGAGGGCGCGCGCCGTTGGTATGGTATGTCACATTGTTGATGTATCCACGGCCCAAGCCGAGAGCGCTTTGGAGCGCGCAGATGGGCGCGTTAAGCTGGCGGTGCTTTTGGCCGCGGGGTGCGCGCTGGCGGAGGCCGAGCGATTATTGCGCGACCACGATGGGCATCTTGGCCCTTGCCTTCAACTTCTTCGACCTAAAACGAAATAAAAAATTCAACACGGGAGACGATCATGACAACTCAGACAAAACTCATTGCGGCCTTGATGGCAGGCACCCTTATGGCGGGCACCGCATCCGCGCAGGATGTGACCTTGACAATTGAAAGCTGGCGCAATGATGACCTGGCCATTTGGCAGGACAAA
This region includes:
- the nagA gene encoding N-acetylglucosamine-6-phosphate deacetylase, producing the protein MSRNVTAYVGAQIHDGQQLHEDHALIIAPEGHVAIKHIRDLPTGCGVQMLDGGLITPGFVDLQVNGGGGVMFNDDQSVAGLRTIARAHAASGTCALLPTLITDTPARTRAAIDAIAQAIEQSVPGIIGIHLEGPHLSVARKGAHDPARIRVMTDEDLDLMLQAAANLPDVMVTVAPENVTNAQITIMAEAGIIVSLGHTDADIDTCLSAFDAGARCVTHLFNAMSQMGNRAPGLVGATLMREDVHAGLIADGIHVHPATMRVALAAKPGPGQIFLVTDAMATAGSQIDRFMLNGREVFRKDARLTLADGTLAGADLEMPRALSVLVDDVGQDISTAVARATSAPAALLRQSDRLAHITGDLQSPLYFKDGFSSPQRLNADP
- a CDS encoding tripartite tricarboxylate transporter permease gives rise to the protein MEIFALLIDGMLVALQPLNLTMIVIGVSVGLLIGAMPGLGSVNGVAILLPVTFLVPPGSAIIFLAAIYYGAMYGGAISSITLGIPGASTAVATTFDGRPLAKQGRASLALVTAALASFVGGTVANVLFTLFAPALASVALSFGPPEVFALMLLAFATFVGLGGDDIPKTIFSICFGLVLGSVGFDQISGAPRLVLFEMNGFLQGIGFLVLAIGVYGIGEMLWTIEQSRGEVTKTTPKMTVKGMASDAKEATKRGWKGTIIGSFLGFFVGVLPAAGATPGSLMSYGVAKMVSRKPESFGQGNPDGVAAPEAANNSASTGSMLPMLTLGIPGSPTTAILLGGMVIWGLVPGPRLFVDETEFVWGLIGSFYVSNMAAVLINLAFIPLFIWMLRMPFTVLAPMIFVLSIVGGYAATRDMFDIWLMVVFGIGAFFLRKFDYPLAPAVLAIVLGPIAEPTLRQSLLLSSGDPSIFFTRPVAGPITVIALILIFLPALKLLRRKRKVA
- a CDS encoding BadF/BadG/BcrA/BcrD ATPase family protein — its product is MSDSTHTWLIGVDGGGTGCRAAIGTGAHGVLTKSEGGPANATSDFSLAIKNIRAAIAAAANSGDIDTAWLEHAEVYLGLAGVMSTQDSARIAAALPYHRVTVSDDRGTTVTGALDGADGYVLAIGTGTIAACSRGGAFDYVGGWGFQVADQGSGAWLGRAALEHVLLCHDGLAQSGGLCADVFAKFDHDPRAISSFASAARPGDFAKFAPDVIAAGKGGDPAARTILQEGADHLEACLTRLGFRAGDRLCLKGGVGPHYADYLPPVFLTNRVEPRGSALDGAFRLAGISAAHRAEKTR
- a CDS encoding N-acetylmuramic acid 6-phosphate etherase, giving the protein MSTPATEHRSQGISIDAMSLPDAVSAFTTGQCAAIAAVDLAASDVISGAEAMARAQRCGGSLVYVAAGSSGLMALADASELPGTFGVPQASVKIHMAGGVPVTGHMPGDTEDDHTAAPEITRNLGPKDVVIVLSASGSTPYAVAVAQMARAKGCCVVAIANNRDTVLLAAADVAICLATPAEIIAGSTRLGAGTAQKVALNLMSTLMGVMLGHVYDGMMVNVVADNKKLRARAVGMVCHIVDVSTAQAESALERADGRVKLAVLLAAGCALAEAERLLRDHDGHLGPCLQLLRPKTK
- a CDS encoding GntR family transcriptional regulator yields the protein MNITAFLNPEQWLQQGGGPRYVQLHQRLSEGVAQGVLKTGHSLPPEREIATITQLSRVTVRKAIQALAEDGIIIQRQGSGSFVAHPTPQIDQSLSRLTSFSEDMARRGMTSSSIWLERGVFMPSPDEVLALALSQDASVARLARLRTADGRPMAIERASLSTQMLPDPMGVDTSLYDALEATGLRPVRALQRISALNLDEKNANLLEVAPGKAGLRIERTSYLTDGRIVEFTQSIYRADAYNFVAELRLAKE
- a CDS encoding SIS domain-containing protein; the protein is MTIERTQMRREVLEIPVAVDRLLHHGADEIGRAADAIRARSPAYMVSVARGSSDHVATYLKYVSELLTGTPIASIGPSIASIYKRKLNLEGSVCLSVSQSGKSPDIVEMARMARSGGALSIAMTNHSDSPLAQVADHTLNLHAGPEISVAATKTFVNSAVAGIWLLAEWAEDDALRAAIHELPQKLESAVHTDWPEARAALEGRNSIFCLGRGPASAISNEAALKFKETCQIHAESYSSAEVLHGPVSIVDGGFPVIALAAQDEAETALAGVADELAAKGATVFATSPTVRHATPLPAIRTGHALTDPITLIASFYAMVERTAASRGINPDAPRHLKKVTETI